A window from Longibacter salinarum encodes these proteins:
- the sucB gene encoding 2-oxoglutarate dehydrogenase, E2 component, dihydrolipoamide succinyltransferase: protein MAKVDVEMPKMGESITEGTVIVWHKQPGDEVEQDETLLEIGTDKVDTEVPSPEAGTLTDILVEEGDTVEVGTIIARIETEADAAVDAKPSDAPEDSAGEDQEAAVDDQEATEVAKEQADADSAGASGGEDHEIVMPKMGESITEGTIIAWHKEIGDEVDLDETILEIGTDKVDTEVPSPAAGVLKERLVEEGETVEVGTPIAVIGAEAGSAAPQPSTPAPDTSDESQQEATQEAASAPTSGDGAVASGEPIERRGPDGSFYSPLVRSIAEEEGLSMSELQSIEGSGREGRVTKEDVLDYLETREAGGTQTATETAAPATAPSRPPRPSRPAPSGGSGYKVEEGPSADELRQRYDERVEIVEMDRMRKITAEHMVRSKATSAHVTSFAEADVTGLVKFREKNKQAFQEREGIKLTFTPFFVKAAVEALRKHPVLNASVEGDKIVMKKDYHVGIAVAIGKKGLMAPVIRDAGNLNLTGLASKAANIADRARNKQLQPDELQGGTFTVTNIGSLGSLMGTPIINQPQVGILATGAIKKRPVVVEDPDMGDVIAVRHMMYLSLSYDHRIIDGSMGSSFLHTVVDELESISPDDNLL, encoded by the coding sequence ATGGCGAAGGTTGACGTCGAAATGCCCAAAATGGGCGAAAGCATCACCGAAGGCACTGTCATCGTCTGGCATAAGCAGCCAGGAGATGAAGTGGAGCAGGACGAGACGCTCCTGGAAATCGGCACGGACAAGGTCGACACGGAAGTCCCCTCTCCGGAGGCCGGCACGCTGACCGACATCCTCGTCGAGGAAGGCGACACGGTCGAAGTGGGCACGATCATCGCCCGCATCGAAACCGAAGCCGATGCCGCTGTCGATGCGAAACCGTCCGACGCACCGGAAGACTCCGCCGGTGAAGACCAAGAGGCGGCCGTGGATGACCAGGAAGCAACCGAGGTTGCCAAAGAGCAGGCCGACGCTGACTCTGCCGGCGCATCGGGAGGCGAAGACCACGAGATCGTGATGCCCAAAATGGGCGAATCGATCACCGAGGGAACGATTATCGCCTGGCACAAAGAGATCGGCGACGAGGTCGATCTTGATGAGACGATCCTCGAGATCGGTACCGACAAGGTAGACACGGAAGTGCCCAGCCCGGCCGCTGGCGTTCTAAAAGAGCGTCTCGTGGAGGAAGGTGAAACTGTGGAAGTCGGCACCCCGATCGCCGTCATCGGAGCCGAAGCGGGCTCCGCTGCTCCACAGCCGAGCACACCAGCTCCCGACACGTCGGACGAGTCGCAGCAAGAAGCCACACAGGAAGCTGCAAGCGCTCCGACCTCCGGAGACGGTGCCGTAGCCTCAGGCGAACCGATCGAACGTCGTGGGCCGGATGGCAGCTTCTACTCGCCTCTCGTCCGCTCTATCGCGGAGGAAGAAGGTCTGTCCATGAGCGAGCTGCAGTCCATCGAAGGTTCGGGCCGCGAAGGTCGCGTCACGAAGGAAGATGTGCTCGACTACCTTGAAACCCGCGAGGCCGGCGGCACACAGACGGCAACGGAGACCGCTGCCCCGGCGACGGCCCCGAGCCGCCCACCGCGCCCCAGCCGTCCGGCGCCGAGCGGCGGAAGCGGCTACAAGGTGGAGGAAGGCCCCAGCGCCGACGAACTCCGCCAGCGGTACGACGAACGCGTCGAGATCGTCGAGATGGACCGGATGCGCAAGATCACGGCCGAGCACATGGTCCGCTCCAAAGCGACCTCGGCCCACGTCACCAGCTTCGCCGAAGCCGATGTGACGGGCCTCGTCAAGTTCCGCGAGAAGAATAAGCAGGCCTTCCAAGAGCGCGAAGGCATCAAACTCACCTTCACACCCTTCTTCGTGAAGGCCGCCGTCGAAGCCCTGCGTAAGCACCCGGTCCTGAATGCGTCGGTCGAAGGCGACAAGATCGTCATGAAGAAGGACTACCACGTCGGAATCGCCGTGGCCATCGGCAAGAAAGGGCTCATGGCTCCGGTTATCCGCGACGCCGGCAACCTGAACCTGACCGGCCTGGCGAGCAAGGCTGCGAACATCGCTGACCGGGCCCGTAACAAGCAGCTTCAGCCGGACGAACTGCAGGGCGGTACGTTCACCGTGACGAACATCGGCTCCCTCGGCTCGCTGATGGGCACGCCGATCATCAACCAGCCGCAGGTCGGTATCCTCGCCACCGGCGCCATCAAGAAGCGCCCGGTTGTCGTGGAGGATCCGGACATGGGCGACGTGATCGCGGTCCGTCACATGATGTACCTCTCGCTGAGCTACGACCACCGCATCATCGACGGCTCGATGGGGTCGAGCTTCCTCCACACGGTCGTGGACGAACTCGAGTCGATTTCGCCGGACGACAACCTTCTCTAA
- a CDS encoding ribose-phosphate diphosphokinase codes for MRTSRKDSPVAIFGGRSNPALARKIAESYGTTLGEVTIRDFADGEIYVRFEESIRGADLFIIQSTHPSADNWMELLLMIDAAKRASAARVTAVMPYFGYARQERKDQPRVSIAAKLTANMLTTAGVDRILTMELHAPQIQGFFDVPVDHLYGSGVLIDYLKQFDLDNFVVVAPDVGALKMARAYAQKLGVNLALIDKRRPRQNEARVMNIIGDVEGKNVVIIDDIVDTAGTLTRAARALREKGALEIMAACTHGLLSGPAYDRIEASPMERLIITDTIPLKRPSESIEVVSVAGLFSKAIRHIYTDRSVSTLFKD; via the coding sequence ATGCGCACGTCCCGCAAGGACAGTCCCGTCGCCATTTTCGGAGGCCGCTCCAATCCGGCCCTCGCCCGCAAGATCGCCGAATCGTACGGCACCACCCTCGGAGAGGTCACGATTCGTGACTTTGCCGACGGTGAGATCTACGTCCGCTTCGAAGAGTCCATTCGCGGTGCGGATCTCTTCATCATCCAGAGCACGCATCCGAGTGCAGATAACTGGATGGAGCTGCTGCTCATGATTGATGCCGCCAAGCGCGCCTCCGCAGCCCGCGTCACGGCTGTCATGCCGTACTTTGGCTATGCTCGCCAGGAGCGGAAAGATCAGCCCCGTGTGTCCATTGCCGCGAAGCTAACGGCAAACATGCTGACGACCGCGGGTGTCGACCGAATCCTTACGATGGAGCTCCACGCCCCGCAGATCCAGGGGTTCTTCGACGTTCCCGTTGATCACCTCTATGGCTCAGGCGTCCTGATCGACTATCTGAAGCAGTTTGACCTCGACAACTTTGTCGTGGTCGCTCCAGACGTCGGCGCGCTGAAGATGGCCCGCGCCTACGCTCAGAAGCTGGGCGTGAACCTCGCGCTGATCGACAAGCGTCGCCCGCGACAGAACGAAGCGCGCGTGATGAACATCATCGGTGACGTGGAGGGAAAGAACGTCGTCATCATCGACGACATCGTGGACACCGCCGGGACGCTCACGCGTGCGGCTCGGGCACTTCGCGAGAAAGGTGCCCTTGAGATTATGGCCGCCTGCACGCACGGACTGCTCTCCGGTCCAGCATACGACCGCATCGAAGCCTCCCCGATGGAGCGCCTCATTATCACCGACACCATCCCGCTGAAGCGGCCGTCGGAATCGATCGAGGTCGTCTCAGTCGCCGGACTCTTTTCCAAAGCCATCCGGCACATTTACACGGACCGCTCGGTGTCGACGCTCTTTAAAGACTGA
- a CDS encoding 50S ribosomal protein L25 produces MEAKTIEAQPRETGSKAARDLRSNNQVPCVLYGPETDPVSFAVTVPALNKLIYSRSANVVEIQMDGDTWPCILKDYDLHPITDRPQHADFQVLREGRKITLTVPINYQGVPQGQKDGGDTQIVVREMTISVKPENIPSMIEIDISELEIGDAIHVYDLDADYDIKMAEGQTLVTVVAPRLEAVATEEEEELEEGEELEEGEELPEGEEAEEGAEEGEETEEA; encoded by the coding sequence ATGGAAGCTAAAACTATCGAGGCCCAGCCGCGAGAAACCGGTTCAAAGGCCGCCCGCGACCTCCGCTCCAACAACCAGGTACCGTGCGTACTTTACGGCCCGGAAACCGACCCGGTGTCCTTCGCCGTAACCGTACCGGCCCTGAACAAACTCATCTACAGCCGTTCGGCTAATGTCGTCGAAATTCAGATGGACGGGGACACCTGGCCCTGCATCCTGAAGGACTACGACCTCCACCCGATTACGGACCGTCCACAGCACGCGGATTTCCAGGTCCTCCGCGAGGGCCGGAAAATCACGCTCACGGTTCCGATCAACTACCAGGGTGTGCCGCAGGGTCAGAAAGACGGCGGTGACACGCAGATCGTCGTTCGCGAGATGACGATTTCGGTCAAGCCGGAGAATATTCCGTCGATGATCGAGATCGACATCAGCGAGCTCGAGATTGGCGATGCCATCCACGTCTACGACCTCGACGCGGACTACGATATCAAAATGGCCGAGGGCCAGACCCTCGTTACCGTCGTTGCCCCGCGTCTCGAAGCCGTGGCAACCGAGGAAGAAGAAGAGCTCGAGGAAGGCGAAGAGCTCGAAGAAGGCGAAGAGCTTCCGGAAGGCGAAGAAGCCGAGGAAGGTGCCGAAGAAGGCGAGGAGACCGAAGAAGCGTAA
- a CDS encoding ion transporter: protein MPSIQRSYRSALYIFEIFSVVVFTIEYAVRVWSCTESPAYDRLVRGRLRFMRTPLAVIDVLAVAPFYLPLIGISLVGDLRVLRALRLLRIVCVATLGRYLPAFLSLTRVVKRNKEESC from the coding sequence GTGCCGTCAATTCAACGGAGCTATAGATCTGCACTGTACATCTTTGAGATTTTCAGTGTCGTCGTCTTTACGATAGAATACGCGGTGCGAGTGTGGTCGTGCACGGAAAGCCCCGCCTACGACCGCCTCGTTCGCGGGCGCCTTCGGTTTATGCGAACCCCACTCGCTGTTATCGATGTCCTCGCCGTCGCCCCGTTCTACCTTCCACTCATCGGCATCTCGCTCGTTGGGGACCTTCGTGTCCTCCGCGCCCTGCGCCTGCTCCGGATTGTCTGCGTAGCGACACTCGGTCGCTACTTGCCAGCGTTCCTTTCACTGACGCGCGTCGTCAAACGGAACAAAGAGGAGTCGTGTTGA
- a CDS encoding tyrosine-type recombinase/integrase, producing the protein MSDATRSSSNGAGLELSLRNLRDHLKEFLTDYLKDKSKETVGTYRRSLNTFEKWFITTQGKFRFTEDDIRNYKTYLMEERELSQVSVSTYLTALRRFCQYLTDIGKLEENPAKAVKGNRRPDSHSREVLTEADIEALKEALDEESQIDKRDVAIVYLMLYAGLSEIEIVRADVEDLEHTLMGPVLRVQGKGRTVKDQQVPLDAPVVGKVEQYLDTRSGLHPDSPLFVSHGHRSEGKRLNTRSVRSRINGYLKASGVKRRGVTPHSLTHTAALIWLNNDMPLEEVKQRMRHGTLDTTMIYYKKQGLLKRDPEELASESE; encoded by the coding sequence ATGTCTGATGCCACACGTTCTTCTTCGAATGGTGCGGGCCTGGAGCTGTCGCTCCGGAACCTGAGAGACCATCTCAAGGAGTTTCTCACCGACTACCTGAAGGATAAAAGCAAGGAAACGGTCGGCACGTATCGCCGCTCGCTCAACACCTTCGAGAAGTGGTTTATCACGACCCAGGGTAAATTCCGGTTTACGGAAGACGACATCCGGAACTACAAGACGTACCTGATGGAAGAGCGCGAGCTCAGCCAGGTCTCGGTTTCGACATACCTGACGGCCCTCCGCCGCTTCTGCCAGTACCTGACCGATATCGGCAAGCTAGAGGAGAACCCCGCGAAGGCCGTCAAGGGCAACCGCCGCCCGGACTCCCACTCGCGTGAGGTGCTAACAGAAGCTGATATCGAAGCACTAAAGGAGGCGCTCGACGAGGAATCACAGATCGACAAGCGGGACGTCGCCATCGTCTACCTGATGCTGTACGCAGGTCTCAGCGAAATCGAAATCGTTCGCGCGGACGTCGAGGACCTGGAGCACACGCTCATGGGCCCGGTCCTCAGAGTGCAGGGGAAGGGCCGAACGGTCAAAGACCAGCAGGTCCCTCTGGATGCTCCCGTCGTCGGAAAAGTGGAACAGTACCTGGATACCCGAAGCGGGCTACATCCAGACTCGCCGCTATTCGTCAGCCATGGGCACCGCTCGGAAGGCAAACGCCTGAACACACGCTCCGTCCGGAGTCGGATCAACGGCTACCTTAAGGCGTCAGGCGTGAAGCGTCGAGGCGTCACGCCGCACAGCCTCACGCACACCGCGGCCCTGATCTGGCTGAACAACGACATGCCGCTGGAAGAGGTGAAGCAGCGTATGCGGCACGGGACGCTCGACACAACGATGATCTACTACAAAAAGCAGGGACTTCTAAAACGCGACCCGGAGGAGCTTGCTTCGGAATCCGAATAA
- a CDS encoding sodium-translocating pyrophosphatase, which yields MDTTSLITYLAPATGVVALLYAFIRTQWINKQDTGTELMSDLADSIAEGARAFLNREYRILAIFVVVVGAILAVANMGQANSSWLISISFVVGAFASGLAGFIGMNVATKANVRTTQAARTGLSPAMNVAFSGGLVMGLSVVGLGIIGLGVLWLVYSNLGWSTIKIINVITGFSMGASSIALFARVGGGIYTKAADVGADLAGKVYAGIPEDDPRNPATIADNVGDNVGDVAGMGADLFESYVGSIIGTMVLGTAFTGVFQTADGTIELAAVFLPLVIAAVGILVAIIGSFFVKVKEGGNPQTGLNIGEFGAVGIMIIASYFIITWLLPETWTANNPITGNAFTYTSTGIFVAVVIGLLAGTFIGLITEYYTATDKRPVIGIAEQSVTGTATNIISGLGVGMYSAGIPALIIAASIIGANQYASLYGIAIAAVGMLSVTGIQLAVDAYGPISDNAGGIAEMAELPPEVRERTDKLDAVGNTTAAIGKGFAIGSAALTALALFAAFMQQAEVPNIDVAEPKILAGLLVGAVLPYVFSAMAMGAVGRAAGDMITEVGRQLNDIPGIMEGTAKPDYTTCVDISTKAALREMVAPGVLAVLVPVIVGFVDKSMLGGLLAGVTVSGVLFAIFQSNAGGAWDNAKKRIESTITVDGVEHGKGSDAHKASVVGDTVGDPLKDTSGPSLNILIKLIAVVSLVIAPLIA from the coding sequence ATGGACACAACGTCACTAATCACATATTTAGCTCCCGCGACTGGCGTCGTGGCGCTGCTCTATGCCTTTATCCGCACGCAGTGGATTAATAAGCAGGATACGGGTACAGAGCTGATGTCAGACCTCGCGGACAGCATTGCTGAAGGGGCTCGCGCCTTCCTGAACCGCGAATACCGCATCCTCGCTATTTTCGTCGTCGTGGTTGGAGCCATCCTCGCCGTGGCCAACATGGGACAGGCCAACTCGTCCTGGCTCATCTCGATCTCGTTCGTCGTCGGCGCCTTCGCATCCGGCCTTGCTGGCTTCATCGGCATGAACGTGGCGACAAAAGCCAATGTCCGCACGACGCAGGCAGCCCGGACCGGCCTCAGCCCGGCCATGAACGTCGCCTTCTCCGGTGGACTCGTCATGGGGCTCTCCGTCGTCGGCCTCGGCATCATCGGCCTCGGCGTCCTCTGGCTCGTCTACAGCAATCTCGGCTGGAGCACGATCAAAATTATCAACGTGATCACCGGCTTCTCCATGGGCGCCTCGTCAATCGCGCTCTTCGCACGTGTCGGGGGCGGTATTTACACGAAGGCCGCCGATGTGGGCGCTGACCTCGCCGGAAAAGTCTACGCCGGCATCCCAGAAGATGACCCGCGCAACCCGGCAACAATCGCCGATAACGTGGGCGACAACGTTGGTGACGTCGCCGGCATGGGCGCGGACCTCTTCGAGAGTTACGTCGGATCGATCATCGGTACGATGGTTCTCGGAACGGCCTTCACCGGCGTATTTCAGACTGCGGATGGTACGATTGAACTGGCCGCGGTCTTCCTTCCGCTCGTTATCGCCGCGGTCGGCATTCTCGTCGCGATCATCGGCTCCTTCTTCGTAAAAGTAAAAGAAGGCGGCAACCCGCAGACGGGTCTCAACATCGGTGAGTTTGGTGCCGTCGGCATCATGATCATCGCGTCGTACTTCATTATCACGTGGCTCCTGCCCGAAACGTGGACGGCAAACAACCCGATCACGGGTAACGCCTTTACGTACACCAGCACCGGCATCTTCGTCGCCGTCGTGATCGGACTGCTGGCCGGAACGTTCATCGGCCTCATCACCGAGTACTACACGGCCACCGACAAGCGCCCCGTCATCGGCATCGCCGAGCAGAGCGTCACCGGTACCGCCACGAACATCATCAGCGGCCTCGGCGTCGGCATGTACTCCGCCGGCATCCCGGCCCTGATCATCGCCGCCAGCATCATCGGCGCTAACCAGTACGCCAGCCTCTACGGCATCGCTATCGCCGCCGTCGGCATGCTCAGCGTCACGGGTATTCAGCTCGCCGTCGACGCCTACGGCCCGATTTCGGACAACGCAGGTGGAATCGCCGAAATGGCCGAGCTTCCGCCGGAAGTTCGCGAGCGCACCGACAAGCTCGACGCTGTCGGCAACACCACGGCCGCCATCGGAAAAGGCTTTGCTATTGGTTCCGCCGCGCTCACCGCGCTGGCGCTCTTCGCTGCCTTCATGCAGCAGGCCGAAGTCCCGAACATTGACGTTGCCGAGCCGAAGATCCTCGCAGGTCTTCTCGTCGGTGCCGTCCTCCCGTACGTCTTCAGCGCCATGGCCATGGGCGCCGTGGGTCGGGCCGCCGGTGACATGATCACCGAGGTCGGCCGTCAGCTGAACGACATTCCGGGCATCATGGAGGGCACAGCGAAACCAGATTACACGACCTGCGTCGACATTTCGACGAAGGCTGCGCTCCGCGAAATGGTCGCCCCGGGCGTCCTCGCTGTTCTCGTGCCGGTCATCGTTGGTTTCGTTGACAAGAGCATGCTCGGCGGTCTCCTCGCCGGCGTGACCGTGTCCGGTGTTCTGTTCGCCATCTTCCAGAGCAACGCGGGTGGCGCATGGGACAACGCCAAGAAGCGCATCGAGTCAACCATCACGGTTGATGGCGTCGAGCACGGCAAAGGCTCCGACGCGCACAAAGCCTCGGTCGTGGGTGACACGGTCGGTGACCCGCTCAAGGATACGAGCGGCCCGAGCCTTAACATCCTGATCAAGCTGATCGCCGTCGTCTCGCTCGTGATCGCACCGCTGATCGCGTAA
- the pth gene encoding aminoacyl-tRNA hydrolase: MSSKHLIVGLGNPGPKYAGTRHNVGFRVIDVLAERLNVDLRAKNDAERGETRYGDAPLLLVKPLTFMNRSGDAVRPIARYNNIAPDNILVIYDDLHLDVGQIRLRPGGSSAGHNGIESVCNQLGTTDIPRLRIGIGNDFAPGRQSNYVLSTFTPQQKAELEDTLITACNATLAFVEDGIDEAMNRYN, encoded by the coding sequence ATGTCTTCTAAGCATCTCATCGTCGGGCTCGGAAATCCCGGCCCGAAGTACGCCGGCACCCGTCACAACGTTGGTTTCCGTGTCATTGACGTCCTCGCCGAGCGACTCAACGTCGATCTCCGGGCGAAGAACGACGCCGAGCGCGGCGAGACACGATACGGAGACGCCCCCCTTCTTCTGGTCAAGCCGCTCACCTTCATGAACCGAAGTGGTGACGCCGTACGACCGATTGCACGGTACAACAACATCGCCCCCGACAACATCCTCGTCATTTACGACGACTTGCACCTCGACGTCGGGCAAATCCGGCTTCGTCCCGGCGGCTCCAGCGCAGGGCACAATGGTATCGAATCCGTCTGCAATCAGCTCGGCACCACCGACATTCCACGCCTGCGCATCGGGATCGGCAATGACTTCGCGCCCGGACGACAGTCCAACTACGTGTTGTCGACCTTCACCCCCCAGCAGAAGGCGGAGCTCGAAGACACACTCATCACGGCCTGCAATGCTACTCTCGCATTCGTTGAGGACGGCATTGACGAAGCGATGAACCGATATAATTGA
- a CDS encoding chemotaxis protein CheB: MSERRVSFPVVGLGASAGGLKALTAFLAALPSDLGMAFVLVQHLAPDHVSELHRLLRSHTSMSVNQVHGSIELAPDHVYVIPPGRLLTMEETSEGVRLLVSERMEDRQRRFPIDRFFRSLAEVQGEDSVCIIFSGTGTDGTLGLKAVKEVAGLCLVQDPNEAEYDGMPRSAVGTGLVDVVDSVRGLARRVTSIVRRQGPARMASGSVTLDGEHEETLQSVIIELKRQTGHSFGGYKRATILRRLARRMQVAEIDDLRDYVDHLQHHPGEVHALFRDLLISVTSFFRGEEAFHELERRVIPEIFEDRVSSDPIRVWVPGCATGEEAFSIGMLLLEQRERLGGGQAIQVFATDVDTDALSFARTGHFPGSIASDVSAERLQRFFSMERNGYAVKQELMDILLFAEHNLASDPPFSKLDLVSCRNVLIYMGRALQEDVFARIHYALQDTGFLFLGPSESPDASSKLFRAFDTRQHIYQPLDVPVSATTSFPIKHRQAEFPKRSESEEPATGVRGLAAMHRSLVINEHAPPSVLVDEHGHVVHVTGDISPYVRLRTGLASFNLLDIIVPGLRLVIRPALFRATQGRRTSIMWEGALEEHAAEPEGRRLEPVDRSDRPSAPDADAPEEPPASVLQSLSMIKQALESDVERLKQATLEQFARLEEAAEANEENDENDKNDNGKAVTRLAITVEPVRERKSNKGYVLVVFSTKPPSDSPKPDWRIGHRELGDQSLFESMDEELRETQQRMRTLLEEYETSTEELQTSNEELQSMNEELRSATEELQVRKEELQSANEELLTVNEELSSKIEEVKRVNSDLENLMAATNIATIFLDRDLRVKRYTPQALDLFDIQVNGHATPIDRVSHVVTGVDIPAMVRRVFESLQPQRREVMAGKATYLMSVHPYRTPDDRIDGVVMTFVNITDRVELRAERDEAHETSALKSQMIANLSHEVRTPITALLGFSDALREEAQSPDARRFSEVIYNSTVRLQKTLESVLHFSRLDAGKESIERQEVDLLDEVRGIYLEQRGRAGKQGVELRLDMEEVGETLVCQTDGGALQRILRNLVGNAIKYTPEGGTVTIRCIRGPRGCMVDIEDTGIGMSLDFQRRMFDPFSQESAGHARQFEGVGLGLTIVRKLTELIGSTLEVESTPGMGTRFTLMLPRE, encoded by the coding sequence ATGTCCGAACGTCGTGTCTCATTTCCTGTCGTGGGCTTGGGAGCCTCTGCTGGCGGATTAAAAGCCCTTACGGCATTTCTGGCTGCTCTGCCGTCTGATCTTGGGATGGCTTTCGTTTTGGTGCAACATCTCGCTCCTGATCATGTCAGCGAGTTGCACCGGCTCCTGCGTTCTCACACATCCATGTCTGTCAATCAGGTGCACGGGAGCATCGAGCTGGCGCCCGATCACGTGTACGTCATCCCGCCCGGTCGATTGCTGACGATGGAGGAAACGTCGGAGGGCGTGCGACTTCTCGTCTCCGAGCGCATGGAAGATCGTCAGCGTCGCTTTCCGATCGATCGGTTTTTCCGTTCGCTCGCAGAGGTGCAGGGAGAGGACTCGGTGTGCATCATTTTCTCTGGGACGGGGACGGATGGGACCCTCGGATTGAAGGCCGTTAAGGAGGTCGCGGGTCTATGTCTCGTACAGGACCCGAACGAAGCCGAATACGACGGAATGCCACGAAGTGCTGTGGGGACGGGTCTGGTGGATGTGGTCGATTCTGTTCGTGGGCTCGCTCGCCGGGTCACGTCAATCGTACGTCGTCAGGGTCCGGCACGCATGGCGTCGGGGTCCGTCACGCTCGACGGAGAACACGAGGAGACGCTCCAGTCCGTGATCATCGAGCTGAAGCGGCAAACGGGACACTCATTCGGAGGATACAAGCGAGCCACCATTCTGAGACGTCTGGCTCGGAGGATGCAGGTCGCCGAAATTGACGATCTGCGTGACTATGTTGACCATCTTCAGCATCACCCGGGCGAGGTCCACGCGCTTTTCAGAGATCTCCTGATTTCCGTCACGAGCTTTTTCCGGGGGGAGGAAGCGTTTCATGAACTCGAGCGTCGGGTCATCCCGGAGATTTTCGAGGATCGAGTCTCCTCTGATCCCATTCGCGTCTGGGTCCCCGGATGTGCTACGGGCGAGGAGGCCTTTTCTATCGGCATGCTGCTTTTGGAGCAACGAGAGCGTCTGGGCGGTGGGCAAGCCATTCAAGTTTTTGCCACCGACGTTGACACCGATGCTCTGTCCTTCGCCCGAACGGGTCATTTCCCCGGGTCGATTGCATCGGACGTGTCTGCCGAGCGACTCCAGCGCTTCTTCTCGATGGAGCGCAACGGGTATGCGGTAAAGCAAGAGCTGATGGACATCCTGCTCTTCGCAGAACATAACCTGGCGTCCGATCCACCGTTCTCGAAGCTCGACCTTGTCAGCTGTCGGAACGTGCTGATCTACATGGGCCGAGCGCTGCAGGAAGACGTGTTCGCACGGATCCACTACGCGCTACAAGATACCGGTTTTTTGTTTCTCGGTCCGTCCGAGTCGCCCGACGCTTCCTCCAAACTCTTCCGGGCGTTCGATACGCGTCAGCACATCTACCAGCCGCTGGATGTCCCGGTATCCGCGACCACCAGTTTCCCGATCAAGCATCGACAGGCGGAATTTCCTAAGCGGTCAGAATCGGAGGAGCCAGCAACAGGCGTGCGTGGGTTGGCAGCCATGCATCGTTCTCTGGTGATCAACGAGCATGCTCCGCCGTCCGTGCTGGTGGACGAACACGGACATGTTGTTCACGTCACGGGGGACATCAGCCCCTACGTACGTCTTCGAACAGGCCTGGCGTCGTTCAACCTTCTAGACATTATCGTGCCCGGGTTGCGGCTCGTCATTCGCCCGGCTCTGTTCCGCGCGACGCAGGGACGCCGGACATCCATTATGTGGGAGGGGGCGTTAGAAGAGCACGCTGCCGAGCCCGAAGGTCGTCGGCTGGAGCCCGTCGATCGTTCCGATCGACCGTCGGCCCCGGATGCCGATGCACCGGAAGAGCCACCGGCCTCGGTTCTCCAGTCGCTGTCGATGATCAAGCAGGCGTTGGAGTCGGACGTTGAACGGTTGAAGCAAGCGACGCTGGAGCAGTTCGCGCGCCTTGAGGAGGCGGCCGAGGCGAACGAAGAGAATGATGAGAATGACAAGAATGACAACGGGAAAGCCGTCACGCGACTCGCCATTACCGTTGAACCGGTTAGAGAACGGAAGTCGAACAAGGGGTATGTGCTGGTGGTGTTTTCGACGAAGCCGCCGTCGGACTCCCCGAAACCGGACTGGCGGATCGGGCATCGCGAGCTCGGCGACCAGAGCCTCTTTGAGTCGATGGACGAGGAGTTGCGGGAGACGCAGCAGCGTATGCGTACGCTTCTCGAGGAATACGAGACGTCCACAGAAGAATTGCAGACCTCGAACGAAGAACTGCAGTCGATGAACGAAGAGCTGCGGTCCGCGACCGAGGAGCTCCAGGTTCGAAAGGAGGAACTGCAGTCGGCAAACGAGGAGCTATTGACCGTTAACGAAGAGCTGAGCAGTAAAATCGAGGAGGTTAAGCGAGTGAACTCAGACCTCGAAAATCTGATGGCAGCCACGAACATCGCCACGATTTTCCTGGATCGCGATCTCCGTGTCAAGCGTTACACCCCGCAGGCGTTGGACCTTTTCGACATTCAGGTGAATGGCCACGCCACGCCGATCGACCGGGTTTCGCACGTCGTCACGGGCGTCGACATTCCAGCAATGGTTCGTCGAGTCTTTGAATCGTTGCAGCCCCAGCGTCGCGAGGTTATGGCGGGAAAGGCCACCTACCTCATGAGCGTGCATCCCTACCGCACACCGGATGATCGGATTGACGGTGTGGTGATGACCTTTGTCAATATCACAGACCGCGTTGAATTGCGAGCTGAGCGTGATGAGGCGCATGAGACCAGCGCGCTGAAGTCGCAGATGATTGCAAACCTCAGCCACGAGGTTCGAACTCCGATCACCGCCCTACTCGGATTCTCCGATGCCCTGCGGGAGGAAGCACAGTCTCCAGATGCTCGTCGGTTCAGTGAGGTTATTTACAACAGTACGGTCCGGCTTCAGAAAACACTGGAGTCGGTCCTTCACTTTTCCAGGTTGGATGCCGGAAAAGAGTCGATTGAGCGTCAGGAGGTCGACCTGCTGGACGAAGTCCGCGGCATTTATTTGGAGCAGCGGGGCCGGGCGGGGAAGCAAGGGGTAGAACTTCGGCTCGATATGGAGGAGGTGGGAGAGACTCTGGTGTGCCAGACCGACGGTGGAGCATTGCAGCGAATCCTGCGCAATCTGGTGGGCAATGCCATCAAGTACACGCCGGAAGGAGGGACCGTCACGATACGCTGCATCCGGGGGCCACGTGGTTGTATGGTCGATATCGAGGATACCGGTATTGGCATGAGCCTCGATTTTCAGCGACGAATGTTCGATCCGTTCTCGCAGGAGAGTGCAGGACATGCACGGCAGTTCGAAGGTGTCGGGCTCGGGCTGACCATCGTTCGAAAGCTGACGGAGCTGATCGGGTCCACGCTGGAGGTCGAGTCCACGCCCGGCATGGGGACGCGGTTTACGCTCATGCTTCCGAGGGAATAA